One segment of Rosa chinensis cultivar Old Blush chromosome 6, RchiOBHm-V2, whole genome shotgun sequence DNA contains the following:
- the LOC112169342 gene encoding sm-like protein LSM3B: protein MASEEESAVKEPLDLIRLSLDERIYVKLRSDRELRGKLHAYDQHLNMILGDVEEIVTSVEIDDETYEEIVRTTKRTVPYLFVRGDGVILVSPPLRTA from the exons ATGGCGAGTGAGGAAGAGAGCGCGGTGAAGGAGCCTTTGGATCTGATAAGGCTTAGCCTCGACGAGCGCATTTACGTCAAGCTCCGCTCTGACCGTGAGCTCCGCGGTAAACTCCAT GCTTATGATCAACATTTAAATATGATTCTTGGTGACGTGGAAGAAATTGTTACCTCTGTGGAAATTGATGATGAAACTTATGAAGAGATTGTCCGG ACTACAAAGAGGACAGTTCCATATCTATTTGTCAGAGGAGACGGTGTCATCCTTGTTTCACCCCCACTAAGGACAGCTTGA